Proteins encoded together in one Kitasatospora albolonga window:
- a CDS encoding amino acid adenylation protein: MVINDIEQTERDTAEEQCLPHLLMERVREHPDRTAVVHGSELLSYRDLAVRSAGIADDLRNLGVVPDDSVGIFVEPSIALMTSVWGVLLAGGAYLPLSPEYPEERLRYMIEDSGVRVVITSEDLRPQLSLLAPPGTRIICPESPESPAVFGAPGGPPPEWTAPAGLTPDRLAYVIYTSGSTGKPKGVMIEQRSIVHQMRWLAESGALDRSTTVLQKTPMSFDAAQWEILAPVCGSRVVVGAPGLHRDPERIIETVIAHRVTALQCVPTLLQALLDTEEFSSCTSLTRVFSGGEALSGNLAEKFLDTLPGSALTNLYGPTETTVNASAFTVDRRTLAESPQMVPIGRPVPGTRFHILDGDRKPVGAGEVGELYIGGVQLARGYLNRPELTAERFIAHTCDGEKNSVRLYRTGDLAHWSDDGTVRFAGRADNQIKLRGFRVELDEIRLAIETHDWVKNAAVLVKEDPATGFQNLIACIELSPKEAALMDQGSHGAHHQSKESKLQVRAQLANPGTRDDRETGGRKAVDLPGRTPTPEQRRLAFARKTYRSFEGGEVTAADLLALLAGPGAPAAESRDISDLDLAGLGELLRNFGQFLSEERLLPKYAYASPGALYATQLYLETDGLPFLAPGFHYYHPVEHRLILITPRTGAPEPRARIRLHFAGKRRAIEPVYKNNILEVLEIEAGHMAGLFDRVLPAHGLGLEATAYEPAAMDHLDCAEEDFYLGTFEMLPLAAVRSRPRPDIYVQAHVGKVTGLPEGQYRYRNGVLDRVSDALVHKRHVIAINQQVYEKAAFGITVISRAREAWLDYADLGRELQHLQMNGLRIGLMSSGYSSKTGHDLPAATRMAGILGALGESAGASYFAVGGRISEGQLRSEGMREDIVHMKGPAEIIREDLSRFVPDYMMPNRVVVMDGLPLSANGKIDVKALESSDRITALNTGRVFVAPRTKTEERIRDIWEKVMKQDGSSVQDDFFASGGNSLLAVGLVNRINRAFGSALPLQILFDSPTIEKLARALESTDTEPASRLVRLHTEGAGNPVFCWPGLGGYTMNLRPLAGELGIGRPFYGVQSYGINPGEIPYATIQEMAAADVRAIERLQRNGPYTLWGYSFGARVAFEAAHQIERAGGTVENLFLLAPGSPVLPQPDGGARPHGDDDPVYTNKAYVRILHSVFAGTITGEEADACVAHAEDDESFTEFIRGKRPELDAELVGRIIRIVRRTFQLRYTFQELRERKVKAPITLFKARGDDYSFIESSSGYSEAEPTVVELACGHYTMLRSPGLNELTQQIRHRLSTGRRLPIRKEETVVPHVNIKHFPVPLSEDQQSELVAAVTRAVTSAFRCDEGAISVALEPVEKEVWNERVYIPEIVQRKNLLLKTPNY; encoded by the coding sequence ATGGTCATCAATGACATCGAACAGACGGAACGTGATACCGCCGAAGAACAGTGCCTCCCTCATCTCCTCATGGAGCGGGTGCGGGAACATCCCGACCGTACGGCCGTCGTTCACGGGAGCGAGCTTCTCAGCTATCGCGACCTGGCCGTCCGCAGTGCGGGAATTGCTGATGATCTGAGGAATCTCGGGGTTGTCCCCGATGATTCCGTCGGAATCTTCGTCGAACCGTCGATCGCATTGATGACGAGTGTCTGGGGCGTTCTCCTCGCGGGCGGCGCCTATCTTCCGCTCTCGCCGGAATACCCGGAGGAGCGCCTCCGCTACATGATCGAGGACTCCGGGGTGCGCGTCGTCATCACGTCGGAGGACCTCCGTCCGCAGCTCTCCCTGCTGGCCCCGCCCGGCACCCGGATCATCTGCCCGGAGAGCCCGGAGAGCCCGGCGGTATTCGGCGCGCCGGGTGGTCCGCCGCCGGAGTGGACCGCCCCCGCGGGCCTCACGCCGGACCGGCTGGCGTACGTCATCTACACCTCCGGCAGCACGGGGAAGCCGAAGGGCGTCATGATCGAGCAGCGCAGCATCGTCCATCAGATGCGCTGGCTGGCGGAGTCCGGCGCGCTGGACCGGTCGACCACCGTCCTTCAGAAGACCCCCATGAGCTTCGACGCGGCCCAGTGGGAGATCCTGGCCCCCGTCTGCGGAAGCAGGGTCGTGGTCGGCGCCCCCGGCCTGCACCGCGACCCTGAAAGGATCATCGAGACCGTCATCGCGCATCGGGTCACCGCCCTGCAATGCGTTCCCACTCTGCTCCAGGCGCTCCTGGACACCGAGGAGTTCTCCTCCTGCACCTCGCTCACCCGGGTCTTCAGCGGTGGTGAGGCCCTTTCCGGGAACCTCGCGGAGAAATTCCTCGATACGCTGCCCGGGAGCGCTCTGACCAATCTCTACGGGCCGACCGAGACCACGGTCAACGCGTCGGCTTTCACGGTGGACCGCCGCACTCTCGCGGAGTCCCCGCAGATGGTCCCCATCGGCAGACCCGTCCCGGGGACCCGGTTCCATATTCTTGACGGTGACCGGAAACCGGTGGGCGCCGGAGAAGTGGGGGAGCTCTACATCGGCGGCGTCCAGCTCGCCCGGGGATATCTGAACCGGCCCGAACTGACCGCGGAAAGATTTATCGCCCATACGTGCGACGGTGAGAAGAACTCCGTACGGCTGTACCGGACGGGAGACCTCGCCCACTGGAGCGACGACGGCACCGTCCGGTTCGCAGGCCGGGCGGACAATCAGATCAAGCTGCGCGGTTTCCGGGTCGAGCTGGACGAGATACGGCTGGCGATCGAGACCCATGACTGGGTCAAGAACGCGGCGGTTCTCGTCAAGGAGGACCCGGCCACCGGATTCCAGAACCTGATCGCCTGCATCGAGCTCAGCCCCAAAGAAGCGGCGCTGATGGACCAGGGCAGTCACGGCGCCCACCACCAGTCCAAGGAGAGCAAGCTCCAGGTGAGGGCCCAGCTCGCGAACCCGGGGACACGGGACGACCGGGAGACCGGCGGCCGGAAGGCGGTCGACCTGCCGGGCCGGACGCCCACCCCGGAGCAGCGGCGGCTCGCCTTCGCACGGAAGACCTACCGGTCCTTCGAGGGCGGAGAGGTCACCGCGGCCGACCTTCTCGCCCTGCTCGCCGGGCCCGGCGCACCTGCGGCGGAATCCCGGGACATCAGCGACCTGGACCTCGCCGGACTCGGTGAACTCCTGCGCAACTTCGGGCAGTTCCTCAGCGAGGAACGCCTGCTGCCGAAGTACGCCTACGCGTCACCGGGTGCCCTGTACGCCACACAGCTCTACCTCGAGACCGACGGCCTCCCCTTCCTGGCCCCCGGCTTCCACTACTACCACCCGGTGGAGCACCGGCTGATCCTCATCACCCCCAGGACCGGGGCCCCGGAACCGCGGGCGCGGATCAGGCTGCATTTCGCGGGGAAGCGCCGGGCCATCGAGCCCGTCTACAAGAACAACATCCTGGAGGTCCTGGAGATCGAGGCGGGCCATATGGCCGGTCTCTTCGACCGCGTCCTGCCCGCCCACGGACTGGGCCTGGAGGCCACGGCGTACGAACCGGCCGCCATGGACCACCTGGACTGCGCCGAGGAGGACTTCTACCTCGGCACGTTCGAGATGCTCCCCCTGGCCGCCGTACGCTCCCGGCCCCGCCCCGACATCTATGTGCAGGCGCACGTGGGAAAGGTCACCGGTCTGCCCGAGGGCCAGTACCGGTACCGGAACGGCGTACTGGACAGGGTTTCCGACGCGCTGGTCCACAAGAGACACGTCATCGCGATCAACCAACAGGTCTACGAGAAGGCCGCCTTCGGGATCACCGTCATCAGCCGCGCCCGGGAGGCATGGCTCGACTACGCCGATCTCGGCAGGGAACTCCAGCACCTCCAGATGAACGGCCTCCGCATCGGCCTGATGTCCTCGGGATACAGCTCGAAGACCGGGCACGACCTGCCGGCCGCGACCAGGATGGCGGGCATCCTCGGGGCCCTGGGCGAGAGCGCGGGAGCCTCGTACTTCGCTGTGGGCGGCCGCATCAGTGAGGGGCAGCTGCGCAGTGAGGGAATGCGCGAGGACATCGTGCACATGAAAGGACCGGCGGAGATCATCCGGGAGGACCTCAGCCGCTTTGTGCCGGACTACATGATGCCGAACCGGGTCGTCGTCATGGACGGGCTCCCCCTCTCCGCGAACGGAAAGATCGATGTCAAGGCGCTCGAATCCTCGGACCGGATCACCGCGCTGAACACCGGTCGGGTATTCGTCGCACCCCGGACGAAGACCGAGGAGAGAATCCGGGACATCTGGGAGAAGGTGATGAAACAGGACGGCTCATCGGTCCAGGACGACTTCTTCGCCTCCGGAGGGAACTCCCTGCTGGCCGTCGGACTCGTCAACAGGATCAACCGCGCGTTCGGGAGCGCACTGCCGCTCCAGATCCTCTTCGACTCCCCGACCATCGAGAAACTCGCCCGCGCACTGGAAAGCACGGACACCGAACCCGCCTCACGCCTCGTACGCCTGCACACCGAAGGCGCGGGAAACCCGGTGTTCTGCTGGCCGGGGCTCGGCGGATACACCATGAATCTGCGGCCCCTCGCCGGTGAACTCGGCATCGGTCGGCCGTTCTACGGTGTGCAGTCCTACGGGATCAACCCCGGGGAAATCCCGTACGCCACCATCCAGGAGATGGCCGCCGCGGATGTGCGCGCCATCGAACGGCTCCAGAGGAACGGCCCGTACACCTTGTGGGGCTACTCCTTCGGCGCCCGGGTGGCCTTCGAAGCCGCCCACCAGATCGAGCGGGCGGGCGGAACGGTCGAGAACCTCTTCCTCCTGGCGCCCGGCTCGCCCGTCCTCCCGCAGCCGGACGGCGGCGCCCGCCCGCACGGCGACGACGATCCCGTCTACACGAACAAGGCGTACGTGCGCATTCTCCACTCCGTCTTCGCCGGCACCATCACCGGTGAGGAGGCGGACGCCTGCGTCGCCCACGCCGAGGACGACGAGAGCTTCACGGAATTCATCCGCGGAAAACGGCCGGAGCTCGACGCCGAACTGGTGGGGAGAATCATCCGGATCGTCCGCCGCACCTTCCAACTGCGGTACACGTTCCAGGAACTGCGGGAACGGAAGGTCAAGGCGCCGATCACCCTCTTCAAGGCGCGCGGTGACGACTACTCGTTCATCGAGAGCAGCAGCGGGTATTCCGAGGCGGAGCCGACCGTCGTCGAACTGGCCTGCGGGCACTACACCATGCTGAGAAGCCCCGGTCTGAACGAGCTGACCCAGCAGATCCGCCACCGTCTCTCCACGGGAAGGCGTCTCCCCATCAGGAAAGAGGAAACCGTCGTGCCGCACGTCAACATCAAGCACTTTCCCGTTCCGCTCAGCGAGGACCAGCAGTCGGAGCTGGTCGCGGCCGTGACCCGGGCGGTCACGAGCGCCTTCCGCTGCGACGAGGGAGCGATATCGGTGGCCCTCGAACCGGTGGAGAAAGAGGTGTGGAACGAACGCGTCTACATACCGGAGATAGTCCAGAGAAAGAACCTGCTGCTCAAGACGCCGAACTACTGA
- a CDS encoding MFS transporter: MSGREGPAAATGTVRLLTRPMLMLLVASVGGMGGFYLLLSVIPLYAATAGGGGVGAGLTTGAMMLATVVAEPAVPWFLARFGHRAVVGAGLLLLGVPAAALTLWSAFPLTLGVCLARGVGLGIVVVAGTKLAAELAPPGRRSENLGLYGVSLGVPAVLGLPAGVWLSDRYGFAPVFLATAALTLLALPAVAGLPSGRTRPGRRSPGSPGPGPGPGRGGGPGREGGRSGQWSPGLRRRREGGLPERRSSVLSGLLGGPGAGSLAGPVLILAAATFAAGVLVTFLPLALLGGPAHLAVVALFVQSSVAPLARWGAGWWGDRHGASSLLLPSVLAVALGTAGLVRLESPVVVIVSMVLFGAGFGAVQNLTLAAMFERVPRSGFGRVSVVWNLAFDAGMGLGAVGFGLLIDRTGYPWGFAVTAALLLAVLGPAWRERRFEGPSAGSAADHADRPPEQERLT; encoded by the coding sequence ATGAGCGGGCGGGAAGGCCCGGCGGCGGCCACCGGTACGGTCCGCCTGCTCACCCGGCCGATGCTCATGCTGCTGGTGGCCTCGGTCGGCGGGATGGGCGGCTTCTACCTCCTGCTGTCGGTGATCCCCCTGTACGCGGCCACGGCCGGTGGAGGCGGGGTGGGCGCCGGGCTGACCACCGGGGCCATGATGCTGGCCACCGTGGTGGCGGAGCCGGCGGTCCCGTGGTTCCTCGCGCGGTTCGGCCACCGCGCGGTCGTGGGGGCGGGCCTGCTGCTGCTCGGCGTTCCGGCGGCGGCGCTGACCCTGTGGTCCGCGTTCCCGCTGACGCTGGGCGTCTGTCTGGCGCGCGGGGTGGGCCTGGGCATCGTCGTCGTCGCGGGGACGAAGCTGGCCGCCGAACTCGCGCCGCCCGGACGGCGGTCCGAGAACCTCGGCCTGTACGGAGTCAGCCTGGGCGTCCCCGCGGTGCTCGGCCTGCCCGCCGGGGTCTGGCTGAGCGACCGCTACGGCTTCGCGCCGGTCTTCCTCGCGACCGCCGCCCTGACCCTGCTGGCGCTCCCCGCCGTCGCGGGCCTCCCCTCGGGGCGGACCCGGCCCGGGCGGCGGAGTCCTGGCAGTCCTGGCCCCGGCCCCGGTCCTGGCCGTGGAGGCGGCCCTGGCCGTGAAGGCGGGCGGTCCGGGCAGTGGAGTCCGGGCCTCCGCCGCCGCCGCGAGGGCGGCCTGCCCGAGCGCCGGAGCTCAGTGCTGAGCGGTCTCCTCGGCGGTCCGGGGGCTGGTTCGCTCGCCGGGCCGGTGCTGATCCTGGCCGCCGCGACCTTCGCCGCCGGTGTCCTCGTCACGTTCCTGCCGCTGGCCCTGCTGGGCGGGCCCGCCCACCTGGCGGTGGTGGCCCTGTTCGTCCAGTCGTCCGTCGCCCCCCTCGCCCGCTGGGGGGCCGGATGGTGGGGCGACCGGCACGGCGCCTCCTCGCTGCTCCTGCCCTCCGTGCTCGCCGTCGCCCTCGGCACGGCGGGGCTCGTACGGCTGGAGAGCCCGGTCGTGGTGATCGTGAGCATGGTCCTCTTCGGCGCGGGGTTCGGCGCGGTGCAGAACCTCACCCTGGCCGCGATGTTCGAACGCGTCCCCCGCTCCGGCTTCGGCCGGGTCAGCGTCGTGTGGAACCTCGCCTTCGACGCGGGCATGGGGCTCGGCGCGGTCGGGTTCGGGCTGCTGATCGACCGGACCGGCTACCCGTGGGGGTTCGCCGTCACCGCCGCGCTCCTGCTGGCCGTGCTCGGACCGGCCTGGCGCGAGCGACGGTTCGAGGGACCGTCGGCCGGGTCCGCCGCAGACCACGCCGACCGGCCCCCGGAACAGGAGCGGCTCACTTGA
- a CDS encoding peptidase codes for MSQTSQRPEQVPQNDHDPAEATTPGPDTGSTATDSTETGGQESDSADSPAKPGPGQPRPARSWEAVRHLLVRLHFYAGVLVAPFLLVAALTGLAYTFTPQLDQLLYGDQLRVERVGDAPRPLAEQIAAARAAHPEGTTASVITPPGPEDTTRVVLAVPELGDKQRTVFVDPYTAEVRGELTTWYGSTPLTTWLDDLHRNLNLGETGRLYSEVAASWLWVAVAGGLVLWIGRSRGQRAKSARGVLLPDRGARGVRRTRGWHAATGVWLALGLLFLSATGLTWSNYAGERFGRLLDAVNGNAPALNTALPGAEAPAEDHSEHAGHGGSGGATADADPAGFDTALAAARDAGLGGTVVVTPAADAASAWTVAQNDNVWPVHYDRVAVDISDGEITSRTRWADHPALNKLSKLGVQGHMGVLFGVVNQIVLAVIALGLTAVIVWGYRMWWQRRPTRADRTAPVGRAPERGAWRRLPLPVLVLGIPAVAALGWALPVLGVTLAGFLVVDAVVGAVRRHRTA; via the coding sequence ATGTCTCAGACATCGCAGAGACCCGAGCAAGTACCGCAGAACGACCATGATCCCGCTGAGGCCACGACGCCCGGCCCGGACACCGGCAGCACAGCCACCGACAGCACGGAGACCGGCGGCCAGGAGTCCGACAGCGCGGACAGCCCCGCGAAACCCGGCCCCGGACAGCCCCGACCGGCCCGTTCCTGGGAGGCGGTCCGGCACCTCCTGGTCCGGCTGCACTTCTACGCGGGCGTGCTCGTCGCCCCCTTCCTGCTGGTGGCGGCCCTGACCGGGCTGGCCTACACCTTCACGCCCCAGCTCGACCAGCTGCTGTACGGCGACCAGCTGCGGGTCGAGCGGGTCGGGGACGCGCCGCGCCCGCTGGCCGAGCAGATAGCCGCCGCGCGGGCGGCGCACCCGGAGGGCACCACGGCCTCGGTGATCACCCCGCCGGGCCCCGAGGACACCACCCGGGTGGTGCTCGCGGTGCCGGAGCTGGGCGACAAGCAGCGCACGGTGTTCGTCGACCCGTACACCGCCGAGGTGCGCGGTGAGCTGACGACCTGGTACGGGTCGACGCCGCTCACCACATGGCTCGACGACCTGCACCGCAACCTCAACCTCGGCGAGACCGGCCGCCTGTACTCCGAGGTCGCCGCGAGCTGGCTGTGGGTGGCCGTCGCGGGCGGCCTCGTCCTGTGGATCGGGCGCAGCCGGGGGCAGCGCGCGAAGTCGGCCCGGGGCGTCCTGCTTCCGGACCGGGGGGCGCGCGGAGTGCGCCGGACGCGCGGCTGGCACGCCGCCACCGGGGTGTGGCTGGCGCTGGGGCTGCTGTTCCTGAGCGCCACCGGCCTGACCTGGTCGAACTACGCGGGTGAGCGGTTCGGGCGGCTGCTGGACGCGGTGAACGGCAACGCCCCTGCCCTGAACACCGCGCTCCCGGGTGCGGAGGCTCCCGCCGAGGACCACTCGGAGCACGCCGGGCACGGCGGTTCCGGCGGGGCGACGGCCGACGCCGACCCGGCCGGGTTCGACACGGCCCTCGCCGCCGCGCGGGACGCGGGTCTCGGCGGCACGGTGGTGGTCACCCCCGCGGCGGACGCGGCGAGCGCGTGGACCGTGGCGCAGAACGACAACGTCTGGCCGGTGCACTACGACCGGGTCGCCGTGGACATCTCCGACGGCGAGATCACCTCGCGCACCCGCTGGGCCGACCACCCGGCCCTGAACAAGCTCAGCAAGCTCGGTGTGCAGGGGCACATGGGCGTGCTGTTCGGGGTCGTCAACCAGATCGTGCTGGCGGTGATCGCGCTGGGTCTGACGGCGGTGATCGTCTGGGGCTACCGCATGTGGTGGCAGCGGCGTCCCACCCGCGCCGACCGCACGGCACCCGTCGGCCGGGCCCCGGAGCGCGGGGCGTGGCGGCGGCTCCCGCTGCCGGTCCTGGTCCTGGGCAT